The following proteins come from a genomic window of Triticum aestivum cultivar Chinese Spring chromosome 6A, IWGSC CS RefSeq v2.1, whole genome shotgun sequence:
- the LOC123128695 gene encoding glutamate receptor 2.8 translates to MVRALSPSSPVAPSSFYALLLLVVAAFIGPLRVATAQSVPAPVPVRVGVILDWANKGSSAVSLRRRTGIQMAVEDYYAAHPGSATRVELHFGDSKGNVVGAASAALDLIKNAQVQAIIGPKTSAEAEFVAQLGSRAHVPVLSYSATSPSLSPAQTPYFVRTAAKDSLQATPVAAVLAHFGWRAAVVLHEDSPYGTGILPALADALQSVDSAAIVERVPVLSRAHDDALDALLYRLNAMPTRVFVVHANFRLATRLFRRAGEAGMMSDGYAWVVTDGVGSLVDRLSPEDVDAMQGVVSLRPHVELTSQVKNFSARFRARFRRDNPASDDDMINDPTVTRLWSYDTAWAIAAAAEAAASVPGPAFQTPQRSRALTDLDRLGVSATGAALLRAVRNTTFDGMAGRFKLVNGQLQVAAYEVVNIIGNGARTVGFWTPESGISQDLNVGGAKVERKLKPILWPGEALSQPRGWTESPNGRVLKVAVPMKNGFKQFVDVVGEKNSTAPKVTGYCIDVFEAVMKNLPYPVKYQYVPFLRSPDSYEKLVDQVSGGEADIAVGDVTITASRMHEADFSMPFTESGWAMVVATRPDTSASMWIFLQPLTTSLWLTSLGFFCFTGFVVWVIEHRVNPEFRGTPSQQFGLIFYFSFSTLVFAHKEKLESNLSRLVVIIWVFVVLILTSSYTASLTSMLTVQQLRPTVTDVKELQRRGQHIGYQEGSFIKPLLTKMGFDERKMKKYSTLEQYAEALSKGSADGGVDAVFDEIPYLKLFLSQHCDGYMQVGPVYKTDGFGFVFPRGSPMVGDVSREILRLAEGDQMARIEKAWFGEPGTCRDALGGIGAGGGSSNLSFRSFGGLFLISGVVSSLMLLLYFAIFMYRERDELREAEREAKAEDGSGSVPVRRLRVLLQHYDKRDIKSPTFRTWNDDSVRNGSDYAGRTPRWSGGDAGLTPRAGAEEHAMGGASPLSVDISSEMNAGSSPEGTPASEISESFEQRIEGAGASVEMARSNASRLQ, encoded by the exons ATGGTGCGCGCGCTCTCACCTTCTTCTCCcgtcgccccctcctccttctACGCTCTGCTGCTGCTCGTAGTGGCCGCGTTCATCGGGCCGCTGCGGGTGGCGACGGCGCAGAGCGTGCCGGCGCCGGTGCCGGTCCGCGTCGGGGTGATCCTGGACTGGGCGAACAAGGGGTCGTCGGCGGTGTCgctgcggcggcggaccggcattCAGATGGCGGTGGAGGACTACTACGCGGCGCACCCGGGGTCGGCCACCAGGGTGGAGCTCCATTTCGGGGACTCCAAAGGGAACGTCGTCGGCGCCGCTTCCGCCG CGTTGGACCTGATCAAGAACGCGCAGGTGCAGGCCATCATCGGGCCCAAGACATCAGCGGAGGCGGAGTTCGTCGCCCAACTCGGCAGCCGCGCCCACGTCCCCGTGCTCTCCTACTCCGCCACCTCCCCGTCCCTCTCGCCGGCGCAGACGCCCTACTTCGTGCGCACCGCCGCCAAAGACTCCTTGCAGGCCACCCCCGTCGCCGCTGTCCTAGCACACTTCGGGTGGCGCGCGGCCGTCGTCCTGCACGAGGACTCGCCCTACGGCACCGGCATCCTCCCGGCGCTCGCCGACGCGCTCCAGAGCGTCGACAGCGCGGCCATCGTGGAACGCGTGCCCGTGCTGAGCCGCGCGCACGACGACGCCCTCGACGCGCTGCTCTACCGCCTCAATGCGATGCCGACGCGCGTGTTCGTCGTGCACGCCAATTTCCGCCTGGCGACGCGGCTCTTCCGGCGAGCGGGGGAGGCCGGGATGATGTCCGATGGCTACGCCTGGGTCGTCACAGATGGCGTCGGAAGCTTGGTGGACAGGCTCAGCCCCGAGGACGTCGACGCCATGCAGGGCGTCGTCAGCCTCCGGCCCCACGTTGAGCTCACGAGCCAGGTCAAGAACTTCTCGGCGCGGTTCAGGGCGAGGTTCCGGCGGGACAACCCGGCCTCCGACGATGACATGATCAATGATCCGACCGTGACGAGGCTCTGGTCGTACGACACGGCGTGGGCGATCGCCGCGGCAGCCGAGGCGGCCGCCAGTGTCCCCGGCCCGGCATTTCAGACACCGCAGCGTAGCAGGGCACTCACAGACCTGGACCGGCTCGGTGTGTCGGCCACCGGAGCAGCGCTTCTCAGAGCGGTGCGTAACACCACGTTCGACGGGATGGCCGGCAGGTTCAAGCTTGTGAACGGGCAGCTGCAGGTGGCAGCATACGAGGTCGTCAACATCATCGGGAACGGTGCCAGGACGGTGGGGTTTTGGACGCCGGAGTCCGGCATTTCGCAGGACCTGAACGTCGGCGGCGCCAAGGTTGAGCGAAAGCTGAAACCCATTCTCTGGCCGGGCGAGGCGCTGTCCCAGCCAAGAGGCTGGACGGAATCGCCGAACGGACGTGTGCTCAAGGTCGCCGTGCCGATGAAGAACGGGTTCAAGCAGTTCGTGGATGTTGTCGGGGAGAAGAACTCGACGGCGCCGAAGGTCACCGGGTACTGCATCGACGTGTTCGAAGCGGTGATGAAGAACCTGCCCTACCCGGTGAAGTACCAGTACGTGCCGTTCCTCCGAAGCCCCGATTCGTACGAGAAGCTGGTGGACCAGGTGAGCGGCGGGGAGGCGGACATTGCGGTGGGGGACGTGACGATCACGGCGAGCAGGATGCACGAGGCGGACTTCTCCATGCCGTTCACGGAGTCCGGGTGGGCGATGGTGGTGGCGACGCGGCCGGACACGAGCGCCAGCATGTGGATCTTCCTGCAGCCGCTCACCACCAGCCTCTGGCTCACGAGCCTCGGCTTCTTCTGCTTCACCGGCTTCGTGGTGTGGGTCATCGAGCACCGCGTCAACCCGGAGTTCCGGGGCACGCCGTCGCAGCAgttcggcctcatcttctacttcTCCTTCTCAACGCTCGTCTTCGCACACA AGGAGAAGCTGGAGAGCAACCTGTCGAGGCTGGTGGTGATCATATGGGTGTTCGTGGTGCTGATCCTGACGTCGAGCTACACGGCGAGCCTGACGTCGATGCTGACGGTCCAGCAGCTCCGGCCAACCGTGACCGACGTGAAGGAGCTGCAGAGGCGCGGCCAACACATCGGGTACCAGGAGGGGAGCTTCATCAAGCCCTTGCTCACAAAGATGGGCTTCGacgagaggaagatgaagaagtaCAGCACGCTGGAGCAGTACGCCGAGGCGCTGTCGAAGGGCTCGGCGGACGGCGGCGTGGACGCGGTGTTCGACGAGATCCCGTACCTGAAGCTGTTCCTGTCGCAGCACTGCGACGGGTACATGCAGGTGGGGCCCGTGTACAAGACGGACGGCTTCGGGTTCGTGTTCCCGAGGGGGTCGCCCATGGTGGGGGACGTGTCGCGGGAGATCCTGCGGCTGGCGGAGGGCGACCAGATGGCGCGCATCGAGAAGGCGTGGTTCGGCGAGCCCGGCACGTGCCGGGACGCGCTGGGCGGCATCGGCGCCGGCGGCGGCTCGTCGAACCTCAGCTTCCGGAGCTTCGGCGGGCTGTTCCTCATCTCCGGCGTCGTGTCCAGCCTCATGCTGCTGCTCTATTTCGCCATCTTCATGTACCGCGAGCGCGACGAGCTCCGGGAGGCGGAGCGGGAGGCGAAGGCCGAGGACGGCTCCGGGAGCGTGCCCGTGCGGAGGCTGCGCGTGTTGCTGCAGCACTACGACAAGAGGGACATCAAGTCCCCCACCTTCAGGACGTGGAACGACGACTCCGTCAGGAACGGCAGCGACTACGCCGGCAGGACACCGAGATGGAGCGGCGGCGACGCGGGCCTGACGCCGAGGGCCGGTGCAGAGGAACACGCCATGGGAGGGGCGAGCCCGCTGAGCGTGGACATCAGCTCCGAGATGAATGCCGGCTCTTCGCCGGAGGGGACGCCGGCGTCGGAGATCAGTGAGTCATTCGAGCAGAGGATAGAGGGGGCAGGAGCCTCAGTGGAAATGGCAAGGTCAAACGCCTCTCGGCTGCAGTAA